ATTGGCTGTTGCAGAGGCTCCTGCACAAGCTTACAATCCTTTATTTATATACGGAGGGGTAGGTCTTGGCAAAACCCATTTAATGCATGCCATTGGCCACTTTGTATTAAGCCAGAACTCTTCGACTAAAGTTTTATATGTGTCATCGGAAAAATTTACAAATGAACTTATTAATGCAATTAAAGATGATAAAAACGAAGAGTTCAGATCTAAGTATAGAAATATAGATATACTTTTAATAGACGATATACAATTTATTGCCGGAAAAGAAAGGACACAGGAAGAGTTTTTCCACACCTTCAATGCCCTTTATGAAGCAAACAAACAAATTATTATTTCAAGCGACAAACCCCCAAAAGACATTACAACATTAGAAGAACGTCTTAAATCAAGGTTTGAGTGGGGTCTTATTGCGGACATGCAGGCTCCTGATTTAGAGACAAGAATTGCAATTTTAAGAAAAAAAGCCCAACTCGAAAACCTTGATGTTCCAAATGATGTAATGGTTTTTATTGCTAACAAAATTGCATCCAATATAAGAGAGCTGGAAGGAGCACTGAACAGGGTAATTGCCTTTGCATCCCTTACAAAGAATGAAATTACAATTGATTTGGCACATGAAGCATTAAAAGATATTTTATCTGCTGAAAAGACAAAAGTAATTAATTGCGAGACGATACAAGCTGTGGTAGCCAGGTATTTTAATGTAAGACCTGAGGATTTTAAATCAAAAAAGCGAACCAGGGATATTGCTTATCCAAGGCAAATTGCCATGTATTTGTGCCGGGAACTTACTGATATGTCCCTTCCTAAAATAGGCAATGATTTTGGAGGAAGAGACCATACCACTGTTATACATGCTTATGAAAAAATAAAAGAAGATATAGAAAATAACTCAGAAACAAGAAGAGCTGTAAATGAAATTAAAGATAATATTTTAGGAAAATAGAATATTTAAATAGCTTTATATTTTTTTAATTAAAAGTTATCAACAGAATTTGTTGATATGGTGATAACTCCCTGTGAATTAACTGTGTATAATAGCTCTTACTTTTATCTCATGTTAGAGCTGTTGATAACTGACAACAACTTATCTACATATTAATAACAGGTGCAAAGCCTTTTATTTTATTGTTTTGAAATGGTTATTCACATAATTAACAGCACTTATTGTTGTTATTACTGGTTTTACTTTTATTTAATATAAAGTATAAGGAGGTCTGTTTTTTTATGAAGGTTATAAGCTCAAAAGAACTTCTTGTTAATGCTATAAGTATTGTTCAAAGAGCAGTATCTACAAAAAATAATATATCTTTACTGGACGGGATATTACTAGAAGCAGACGGTGTTTTTAAAATGACCGGAAATGATTTGGAAATTGGTATAGAGTGTAACATACCTGCAGATATAAGAAGGGAAGGTTCTATTGTAATTAATTCTAAAATATTTGGTGATATTATAAGAAAAATGCCTGATTCTGAAATATTAATTGAGCTACTTGATAATAATGATGTTTTGATTGAATGTGAAAACTCAGTTTTTAAAATAAAGGGAAACCCAAGTGATGAGTATCCCCTTCTCCCGGAAATTGAAGCAGAAAAGTCTTTTAAAATCAGTCAAAAAATAGCAAAGGACATGATTAGGCAAACAATTTTTTCTGTAGGGGATGATGAGGACAGAAAGATACTAACTGGAACTTTGATAGAAAGTGATGGAAACGAACTGGTTTTTGTTGCTATTGACGGTCACAGGATGGCTGTGAGAAAGACAGCAAATGGTGTTCAGGATACCAGTTTTAGTGTTGTTGTTCCTGGAAAGACTTTAAATGAAATATCAAAGATAATAGAACCTGAAGATGATGAAATGGAAATATTTACATCAAAAAATCAAATACTTTTTAAAATAGATAACTGCAAAATTATGTCCAGACTTTTAGAAGGGGAGTATTTAAATTATAAGAGTATAATACCTGACGAACATGAAACAAAAATAAGGGTAAATACAAAGGAACTTCTTTCAAGTGTAGAGAGGGCTTCATTAATTTCTATAAATGAGAAAAAATACCCTATAAAGTTTGATATAGAAGATGATGTTTTAGTTATTTCATCCAACACTGAGATTGGAAATGTAAGGGATGAAATAGCCATTGATATGGAAGGTAAAAATATGACTATAGGCTTTAATCCCAGATATTTTTTAGAAGCACTGCGAGTAATTGATGACGAAGTTGTGGATATTTATTTTAATTCAGATATTGGGCCGTGTACAATAAGGCCTGTTGAAACTGATGAATTTGTATACATGATTTTGCCTGTCAGGATAAAAAGCTAATATTTGAGGTGTTTTTATGAAAGATGTTAGAATAGAAACTGAGTATATAAAATTAGGACAGTTTTTAAAATGGGTGGGTATTGCAGATACCGGTGCAGAGTCTAAGGAACTTATAACTGAGAGCAAAGTTAAAGTAAACGGACAAGTTGAATTAAGAAGGGGTAAAAAGTTAAGAAAAGGTGATATAATAGAATTAGGAGGAAATAAATACAGGATTGTAGATTGATATTTAAATGTTAAAAAAGTTTTTTGTGTAAGGAGAAAAGTTTTGTATATAGAACAGCTGGAATTAGAAAATTTCAGAAATTATAAAAGAATCAAAACTTCTTTTTCAAAAAATATTAATATTATATACGGGGAAAATGCCCAGGGCAAAACAAATATTATAGAGGCTCTTTTTCTGTGTGCAGCCGGCCGCTCTCACAGAACATCAAAAGACAGAGAACTTATAAATATAAACAGCAGTAGATTTAAGGTAAAACTTATTGTTATTGATAATAGTAAAAAAAAAGAAATAGAATATTCATATGAATCCGGAAAAAAACAAATACTAATAAATGAAATTCCTATAAAAAGAATGGCTGAATTAATGGGTAATCTTTTGGCGGTTATATTTTCTCCGGAGGATATATTGATTGTAAAAGAGGGGCCATCTTTGAGAAGAAGGTTTATGGACATAACCATTAGCCAGTTAAAACCGTCGTATTTTTATAATTTGCAGCAATATAACAAAATTTTAAACCAGAGAAATAATTTATTAAAAGAAGCACAGGAAAAGAAAAGTTTATTGGATACCCTTGATATCTGGGATGAAAAAATTGCCTGGGTTGGAGCAGAAATTATAATAGAGAGAAAAAAATTCATTGAAAGGCTTTGTAAAATTTCAAAAAAGAAGCATTATAATTTAACGGACAATTGTGAAGAATTAGATATAAAGTATAAAACTTTTTTAGATGAAATAGATGTGGAAAATAAGGAAAGTGTAAAAAATAAATTTGTTGAAGAAATTTTAAAAAACAGAAGGACAGAGCTTAAAAGATGTGTTACAATTGCAGGTCCTCACAGGGATGATTTTGATATAATAGTAAATGGACTGCCTTTAAAGAATTTTGGTTCTCAGGGTCAACAGAGAACTGCAGTGCTATCATTAAAATTATCTGAGATAGATATAATAAAAGATGAGACAGATGAGTATCCAATACTACTTTTAGATGATGTAATGTCAGAACTGGATAATAAAAGAAAGAGTTATTTATTTAATAATTTGAAAAATATGCAGACATTTATAACCTCAACAGAAAAAGATTATTTTAAAGAATTTCAATATATATCTTTTTACAAGGTAAAATGCGGGGAAATTATAAATTCTTAAACGAGAATAATGTTTACTTTGTATATATAGCGGAAAAGTCCTTAATATCAGGTGATAATAAAAAATAATTGCAGTTTCTGCTTAATTTGATAAAATAAAATAGGAAAGATTTTAATTAAAAATGGAGGATACATATGTTTTTACATATAGGCGGCGAATATGTTGTACCTGTTAAAAATATCATAGCCATAATGGATTTAGAAACTACTTCAATTTCAAAAGATACAAAGGAATTTTTAAGAGTTGCAGAAGAAGAAGGCTTTGTTAAGGCAGTTACAGATGATATCCCAAAATCATATATAATAACTGAATTTAATAAAAAGAGTGAAATTTATCTGTCTGCTATATCGTCTGTTACCCTGCAAAAGAGAATAAAATCTATGAGTGGGGTAAAAAATTATTTAGATAAACAGAAATGAGGAGGAATTATGTTAGAAAACATAAAAATAAATTCTTATACCGAAGAAAATATACAAGTATTGGAAGGACTAGAAGCTGTCAGAAGAAGACCTGGGATGTACATTGGTTCTACATCAAGCAGAGGTCTTCACCATCTTGTTTACGAAATTATGGACAATAGTATAGATGAGGCTTTGGCAGGTTATTGTGACGAAATTAAAGTTATAATAAACAAAGATAATTCCATAACCAATATTGACAACGGGAGGGGTATTCCTGTAGGGATACATCCTAAACTTGGTGTACCTACTGTTGAAGTGGTGCATACAGTTTTACACGCCGGAGGTAAGTTTGATAGAGAAGGATATAAAGTGTCCGGTGGACTGCATGGTGTAGGTGCTTCTGTTGTAAATGCATTGTCTGAAAGAATGGATGTAGAAGTATACAGGGATGGAAAAGTGTATTTACAAAAATTTAAAAGAGGAGTTCCTGTAAGTGAATTAAAAGTAATAGGTATTACAAAAAAGACAGGCACTAAAACTACATTTAAACCTGATCCTGAGATTTTTGAAGAAGTTGTATTTGACTTTGATATTTTATTGTCAAGATTCAGAGAGTTGGCTTTTTTAAACAAAGGATTAAAAATAATCTTAAGAGATGAAAGGAAAGAAGAGCCTGTTGAGAAAGTTCTTCACTACGAAGGCGGTATTGTATCCTTTGTTGAATATATGGACAGAAATAAAGAGCCTATACACGACCCTATTTACATAGAAGGATTTAGGGAAGAGGATGGTACATATGTGGAAATTTCAATGCAGTACAATAAAGATACCTATGTTGAAAATATTCACAGTTTTGCAAATAACATTTCCACAACTGAGGGAGGAACACATTTAACAGGGTTTAAGGCTGCTATAACTAAAGTTCTTAACGACTATGCAAAAAAACATAATTATTTAAAGGATAATGAAAAATTCTTAGGTGAAGATGTAAGGGAAGGGCTTACAGCAGTTATAAGTATTAAGCTTAGGGAGCCTCAGTTTGAAGGGCAGACAAAAACAAAATTAGGAAACAGTGAAGTAAGAGGCTATGTTGAAAGCATAATAAACGAAAAGCTTAATAATTTTCTAGAAGAGAATCCAAATATAGCGAAACAAATAATTGAAAAATGTTTGAGTTCAGCCAGGGCTCGTGAAGCAGCTAAAAAGGCCAGGGAATTGACAAGAAGAAAGAGCTTTTTAGAGTCCGCGACTCTTCCGGGTAAACTTGCAGATTGTTCTGAAAAAGATGCATCCCTTTGTGAGATATATATCGTGGAGGGAGATTCTGCAGGTGGTTCAGCAAAACAGGGAAGAGACAGAAGTTTTCAGGCAATTTTGCCTTTATGGGGTAAAATGCTTAATGTTGAAAAGGCCAGAATTGACAAAGTATACGGCAATGACAAACTGCAGCCGGTGATAACTGCCTTAGGTGCTGGTATAGGGGATGAATTTGATATTGAAAAATTAAGATATCATAAAATTATTATTATGGCGGACGCAGACGTGGACGGTGCACATATCAGGACATTACTGTTAACTTTTTTCTATAGATATATGAAGCCATTAATAGAAGGAGGATATGTATATATAGCTCAGCCACCTTTATATAAAGTTTCAAAGGGTAAGGAAGAACTATATGCATACGATGACAGACAGCTAGAAAAATTATTGAAGGAAAAGGGATGGGAAAAGAAAGATTGTACCATTCAAAGATTTAAAGGTCTTGGGGAAATGAATCCCGATCAGCTCTGGGAGACAACTATGAATCCGGAAACCAGAACCATCTTAAAGGTAGAATTGCAGGATGCAGTGGAAGCAGATGAGGTTTTCACAACTTTAATGGGTGACAAGGTGGAACCAAGAAGAGAATTCATACAGGCCTATGCAAAAAAAGCTCAGAATATTGATATATAAGGAATATTATAAATCGGCTTTAAATTTATTACTTTCTAAAAGTGTAGTATAAATATTCCTAACTGTGCATTAAAAATTAAAAAATATAAAAAAATCAAAAGTGTAATTGTTTCACGTGAAACAATTACACTTTTGATTTTTACAAATTACAAATACTAAAGATGATATTAGACTAATAAAATATAATAGAAATTTTACTAAGATTTGAGTATCATAAAAATTAATTTGTTATTAATGCTTTTTGTGATATAATTTAAAATAATACACTATATTAATTTTTGATTGTATGTAGATGAGCCAAGGGGTGTTGTTTAATGACAAAAGTAATTGCAGTAGCAAATCAAAAGGGCGGGGTAGGCAAAACAACTACTGCAGTAAATTTAAGTTCTTGTCTTGCTTACAAAGGAAAAAAAGTTTTACTGGTGGATATAGATCCCCAAGGAAACGCTACAAGCGGACTGGGTGTTGATAAGAAAAGTACAAAGGGTTCCACCTACGATGTTTTAATTAATGAAGAAAGTATGGAAAGAGTTCTTGTTGATACACCTATTGAAAATTTAAAATTATGTCCTTCAAATATAGATCTTGCCGGTGCTGAAGTTGAACTTGTCTCATCTATATCAAGGGAAAGCAGGCTTAAAGCTTCTTTAAAGGAAATTAAGGAAAACTATGATTTTGTAATAATAGATTGTCCTCCTTCTTTGGGATTATTAACTTTAAATGCACTTACAGCGGCGGATACAATTCTTGTACCCATACAATGTGAGTATTATGCATTAGAAGGACTAAGTCAGCTGATGGAGACTGTAAAACTTGTTCAAAAGCATCTTAATGCAGATCTGGATGTTGAAGGCGTTGTATTGACAATGTTTGATGCAAGGACTAACTTATCAATACAGGTGGTGGACGAAGTAAAAAAATATTTTAAAAATAAAGTTTACAGAACTATAATACCAAGAAACGTTAGATTAAGTGAGGCACCTAGTTATGGACTTCCAATAATATTATACGATGCAAAATCAAAAGGAGCGGAGTGCTATTTAGACTTAGCGGAAGAAGTAATAGAATATTCAGAGGAGGGAAGACATAATGAGTAAAAGAGCTTTAGGAAAAGGCTTAGGTGCACTGATATCTGAAGCAAAAACCAGTCCTGATGAAAAAGAAGGAGTGCTGGAATTAGGTATAAATGAAATTGAGCCAAATTCTAATCAACCAAGAAAATCTTTTGATGAAAAAGCCCTTATACAGTTGTCTGAATCAATAAAGGAACATGGTATTATACAGCCTATAATAGTAAAAAAAGAAGGGGATATATACAGGATTGTTGCGGGAGAAAGAAGATGGAGAGCAGCAAGATTATTGGGTTTAAAGAAAATACCTGCTATTGTAAGGGATTTTTCAAATAAACAGGTTATGGAAATAGCACTAATTGAAAATATTCAAAGGGAAGACTTAAACCCTATTGAGGAAGCAGAAGCATATGAGAGATTAATAGTTGAACATAATATGACTCAAGAACAAATTTCAAATTCCATAGGAAAAAGCAGACCGGCCATAGCTAATTCATTGAGACTATTAACATTAAGTGATAATATAAAAAAATTTTTAATAAGCGGGCAAATAACCAGCGGTCATGCAAGGGCCTTATTATCTCTAGAAGATAAGAAAAAACAAGAAAGTATTTGTAATGAAATAATTGAAAAAAATTTAAGTGTCAGGGAAACAGAAAAATTAGTTAAGAGTATAAAAAATAAAGACAAAGAAAGTAAAAAAAAAGTTGTAAAAAAACAAGATGAACATGAATTTGAAAAAGTAGAAGAGGATTTACAAAATATACTAGGTACTAAAGTTAAGATAATTAATAAAAATAAAAAAGGACAAATATTAATTGAATATTATTCAAGTGAAGAATTAAATAGATTAATAGAATTAATTAGTAACAAAGGTAAATAATAGGACGATCTAATTTTGCCTGTAATTAATTTTTTGATAATGGTTAATATTAATATATATATAGATAAAAAAATTTATTTAAAGGAAAAATAGAAGGGTTTTAATAAAAGTGAATAAAAATTTAATTTTATAAAATGTTTCACGTGAAACATTTTATAAAATCATACTTAACACAATTTACACAACTTCATGCATCAATTGTCAATAATAATTTTCTAAACAAGAAGAGGAGAGAATATGTTGTCAGTACTTAATAATTTACTTGAATTTTTGGAAACGTACTATGTTATAATAATATCGTTTAATACTATCCTTATTCTAATTCTTTTTATATTACTTATATCAGTCAACAGAAACTTTAAAAAATTTAAATTTAAATATAATAAAATAATGGAAGAAGCCAAAGAAAAAAGTGTGGAAAAAATGCTTTGTGATATATTCAATTATACAAATGAAACATCACTTAAAAATAAAGAGTTGGAATACAAACTAAATAAAATAGAAAAAAATCTTCAACATTGTGTTCAAAAAGTAGGGGTAGTAAGGTATAATGCATTTGAGGGCGTGGGAAGTGAGTTAAGTTATGCTGTAGCCCTTCTGGATAATAATGATGATGGTGTAGTAATTAACGGAATATATGCAAGGGAGAGTTCAACAACTTATGCTAAACCCATAAAAGGGGGAAATTCCAAACACGCTTTGTCTGCAGAAGAAATACAAGCTATAGATATAGCAAGAAGAGCAAAATACCAGGATAGAAGTACAATAAAGAATTAGTTTGTAAATTTCATTAAAATTAAAATTTTATTAATAAAAAGGGGTAGAAGTATAATAAATAAAGCTCATATAAAGTAAATATATAGTTGTTGAGGGAGAATAAAAATGTATAAAAACAAAAGTAAGAATACAATTTGGATTTATGCTTTGATATTATTTACTTGTGTATTTATATTACTTCTATTGACAGGCTATAGCCAGATTAAATTTAACAGAAGCCTGAATGAGTATAGAAATAAGCTGATATCCAGTGAAGAGGAAATAAATATTTCCAGTCACAATTTAAAAACTGCTTTAGAAGAAAATGAAATGCTGTATAAAAAGATAGAAAAATTGAATAAAACTTTAGAAGAAAAAACTGCGGCATTTAATGAACTGGAGGAGAAATTAAAAAACAAAGAAAAAGAAATTGACGAAAGAATATTTATAAATAATTATGAGTTGTTACTGGAAGCGGAAGAATATTTCAATAATGGTGAAGTGATAAAAAGCTCAATTATTTTATTAGAAAAAATGGATAAGAGAAAATTAGATGCAAATGGTTTAAAAAAATATAATAAATTAAAGGAAAAAATATATGAAAAAGCTCCCTGGGAGTTTTATAAGGAAGGATACAATAA
The genomic region above belongs to Acetivibrio saccincola and contains:
- the yaaA gene encoding S4 domain-containing protein YaaA: MKDVRIETEYIKLGQFLKWVGIADTGAESKELITESKVKVNGQVELRRGKKLRKGDIIELGGNKYRIVD
- a CDS encoding DUF4446 family protein, with product MLSVLNNLLEFLETYYVIIISFNTILILILFILLISVNRNFKKFKFKYNKIMEEAKEKSVEKMLCDIFNYTNETSLKNKELEYKLNKIEKNLQHCVQKVGVVRYNAFEGVGSELSYAVALLDNNDDGVVINGIYARESSTTYAKPIKGGNSKHALSAEEIQAIDIARRAKYQDRSTIKN
- the remB gene encoding extracellular matrix regulator RemB codes for the protein MFLHIGGEYVVPVKNIIAIMDLETTSISKDTKEFLRVAEEEGFVKAVTDDIPKSYIITEFNKKSEIYLSAISSVTLQKRIKSMSGVKNYLDKQK
- the recF gene encoding DNA replication/repair protein RecF (All proteins in this family for which functions are known are DNA-binding proteins that assist the filamentation of RecA onto DNA for the initiation of recombination or recombinational repair.), producing the protein MYIEQLELENFRNYKRIKTSFSKNINIIYGENAQGKTNIIEALFLCAAGRSHRTSKDRELININSSRFKVKLIVIDNSKKKEIEYSYESGKKQILINEIPIKRMAELMGNLLAVIFSPEDILIVKEGPSLRRRFMDITISQLKPSYFYNLQQYNKILNQRNNLLKEAQEKKSLLDTLDIWDEKIAWVGAEIIIERKKFIERLCKISKKKHYNLTDNCEELDIKYKTFLDEIDVENKESVKNKFVEEILKNRRTELKRCVTIAGPHRDDFDIIVNGLPLKNFGSQGQQRTAVLSLKLSEIDIIKDETDEYPILLLDDVMSELDNKRKSYLFNNLKNMQTFITSTEKDYFKEFQYISFYKVKCGEIINS
- the gyrB gene encoding DNA topoisomerase (ATP-hydrolyzing) subunit B; its protein translation is MLENIKINSYTEENIQVLEGLEAVRRRPGMYIGSTSSRGLHHLVYEIMDNSIDEALAGYCDEIKVIINKDNSITNIDNGRGIPVGIHPKLGVPTVEVVHTVLHAGGKFDREGYKVSGGLHGVGASVVNALSERMDVEVYRDGKVYLQKFKRGVPVSELKVIGITKKTGTKTTFKPDPEIFEEVVFDFDILLSRFRELAFLNKGLKIILRDERKEEPVEKVLHYEGGIVSFVEYMDRNKEPIHDPIYIEGFREEDGTYVEISMQYNKDTYVENIHSFANNISTTEGGTHLTGFKAAITKVLNDYAKKHNYLKDNEKFLGEDVREGLTAVISIKLREPQFEGQTKTKLGNSEVRGYVESIINEKLNNFLEENPNIAKQIIEKCLSSARAREAAKKARELTRRKSFLESATLPGKLADCSEKDASLCEIYIVEGDSAGGSAKQGRDRSFQAILPLWGKMLNVEKARIDKVYGNDKLQPVITALGAGIGDEFDIEKLRYHKIIIMADADVDGAHIRTLLLTFFYRYMKPLIEGGYVYIAQPPLYKVSKGKEELYAYDDRQLEKLLKEKGWEKKDCTIQRFKGLGEMNPDQLWETTMNPETRTILKVELQDAVEADEVFTTLMGDKVEPRREFIQAYAKKAQNIDI
- the dnaN gene encoding DNA polymerase III subunit beta, encoding MKVISSKELLVNAISIVQRAVSTKNNISLLDGILLEADGVFKMTGNDLEIGIECNIPADIRREGSIVINSKIFGDIIRKMPDSEILIELLDNNDVLIECENSVFKIKGNPSDEYPLLPEIEAEKSFKISQKIAKDMIRQTIFSVGDDEDRKILTGTLIESDGNELVFVAIDGHRMAVRKTANGVQDTSFSVVVPGKTLNEISKIIEPEDDEMEIFTSKNQILFKIDNCKIMSRLLEGEYLNYKSIIPDEHETKIRVNTKELLSSVERASLISINEKKYPIKFDIEDDVLVISSNTEIGNVRDEIAIDMEGKNMTIGFNPRYFLEALRVIDDEVVDIYFNSDIGPCTIRPVETDEFVYMILPVRIKS
- a CDS encoding tetratricopeptide repeat protein gives rise to the protein MYKNKSKNTIWIYALILFTCVFILLLLTGYSQIKFNRSLNEYRNKLISSEEEINISSHNLKTALEENEMLYKKIEKLNKTLEEKTAAFNELEEKLKNKEKEIDERIFINNYELLLEAEEYFNNGEVIKSSIILLEKMDKRKLDANGLKKYNKLKEKIYEKAPWEFYKEGYNNYIEERYKDAKYNLQYSLKISESEYFSDDCYYYIAYSEYRMKEYEQAKETIKILAEKYPSSNYIEEAQRLLNIIENEIKSFEN
- a CDS encoding ParB/RepB/Spo0J family partition protein, with product MSKRALGKGLGALISEAKTSPDEKEGVLELGINEIEPNSNQPRKSFDEKALIQLSESIKEHGIIQPIIVKKEGDIYRIVAGERRWRAARLLGLKKIPAIVRDFSNKQVMEIALIENIQREDLNPIEEAEAYERLIVEHNMTQEQISNSIGKSRPAIANSLRLLTLSDNIKKFLISGQITSGHARALLSLEDKKKQESICNEIIEKNLSVRETEKLVKSIKNKDKESKKKVVKKQDEHEFEKVEEDLQNILGTKVKIINKNKKGQILIEYYSSEELNRLIELISNKGK
- a CDS encoding ParA family protein: MTKVIAVANQKGGVGKTTTAVNLSSCLAYKGKKVLLVDIDPQGNATSGLGVDKKSTKGSTYDVLINEESMERVLVDTPIENLKLCPSNIDLAGAEVELVSSISRESRLKASLKEIKENYDFVIIDCPPSLGLLTLNALTAADTILVPIQCEYYALEGLSQLMETVKLVQKHLNADLDVEGVVLTMFDARTNLSIQVVDEVKKYFKNKVYRTIIPRNVRLSEAPSYGLPIILYDAKSKGAECYLDLAEEVIEYSEEGRHNE